The sequence ACACCATTGAAACCGGCAAACCCTACAAGACCAGCATCATTTTTGCGGTGCGCCACCAGCCCGGCAGTCTGATCGATTGCCTGTCGGTCTTCCGCGACCATGGAGTGAACCTCTGCCGTATCGAGAGCCGTCCCAGACGGGACAAGCCGTGGTCTTACCTGATGTATGTGGATTTTGAAGGCCACACCCTCGACAGTGAAGTGCAGGCCGCTCTGGCCCAGATGATGCACAGCGCCAGTTTCCTGAAGATTCTGGGCTCTTATCCCTCGGCCACAGTCACGCTGTAACAGTTGCGTTGTCATCGAATCGGATTCATCAGAACAGGGGAGACCAGATGGGGCTCCCCTGCTTTTTGTTCTTTGGTTTATTCTTCTGAAGTGCCGTTGGTGTTTTCTTCTGCGGTCTCTGGCACAGGTTCCACTCTGGGTGGAGGTGGCGCTTCGACCCGAGAAAGGGTCTTGTTCCCAGCAGAGTCGATGGCCGAAATGGTGGTGTCCTGAGGGGGAACCTCGGCATAGAAGGGCACTTCTGGTCCAGCCGTCACACCCAGAGACACTCCACCCACCAGCACGTCTTGCACCTTCAGGTTGTCTTTGACCACCCCTTCAATGCGCATGGTGTTGAAGTCGCGGTCCACCCGTTTGATGGTGATGACCGGGGCTTTCTGGTCCACGCGGATGGGCAATTCCAGACGGGTTTTGTTGCTGTTGCTGTCCGAAACCTGAATCACATAAGAAAGCACAGAAGCTTTTCCATCGGTCTGGAAGGAGAAAGGCACAATTTTCTGTCCCTTTTTGCTGGTGTAACCTTCCAGTTTGAACAGTTCGGTGTCATTGATTTTGATGGACTGGATGCCTGCATCATCAAAGGCATACCCGCGCACCAGAGCTTTTCCGGACTTGGTGATGGCTCCGGAGGTGGGCTCTTGCAAAATGATCTGTGGGGTGATGCCGTCACTGTTGCGGGTGCAACCGGTGAGCAACACAAGCAAAAAAAGCGCAGAATGACGCATTGGAAGCAGTATACCAGTCTACTTTCGTGAAAGATGTGCGTACATGAGTTCTCCAGCCCCTTCAAGGTGCTCCCTCATGGCTTGTTCGGCTTCCTCGCCATGGCCGTGCAGGATGGCGTCCACAATCCTCTGGTGTTCATGGGTGCCATCGGTCAGGCGGTTGGGCAGGATGCTGGAAGCGGCAATGACTTTCTGGATCTGGCCCCTCAGGGTTTCTGCGGTTTTGATCAGGCGCTTGTGACCACTGCCTTCCCAGATGGCTTGATGGAGGTCAATGTCGGTCTGGCTGTACAAAGCGATGTCCTGCAACTGTTCAGATTCAGACATGTGCTCCATGATTTTCTGGAGTTTTTTCAGGGTGGGTTTGTGGTGTTTGAGGGCAGCCAATCTGGCAGCAAGCCCCTCCACCACTGCCCTGAGCTGGTAAATTTCCCGCACGTCTTCGGCGTCCAGCTCTGGAATGAAGTATCCCCGTCTGGGGATGGCCTCCACCAGACCTTCGTGGTGCAGGGCGGCCAGAGCTTCTTTGATGGGGGTGGCAGACACCTGATACTGTTCTGCAAGGGCTTGCACCACCAGTTTGCTGCCCGGCGCAATCTGGTTTTCCAGAATGGCTTTGCGCAGCAGCAGGTAGGTTTCATGGTTGATGTTGTTGCGCTTCAGAAAACCGGCAGGCATGGCTCAATTTTACGGTTTTGCAGGCAGACACACAAGATTTTGGATTTTAAATCGGAAAAGCAGCCCCGAGAGGCTGCTCTGGCATTCACATTTACACTGCAAAGGTTTTATTGCATTGGAGGAGGGCAAAAAGCCATGTGCTCTTCGTGGGACACAAAGTAGGCGTGGATGTCGTAGTGGGGAATCGGATAGCCTTCATGCCCCTGAGGCTGGAATTCGATGTCCACATGGTCCACTTTCAGGAACCATTTGGGGGTCTTCAAAATGTCCACCCATGACTTGCCTTCTGCAAAATCCGATTGGGCAGGCATCACCTCAACAAAGACCAGACTGCCTTCGTGGACCCCATAAATCGGTCCCAGAGGCAGGTCTTTGGGATTGGCCCAGTGCTCTCCCATGCCGGGAACGCACTCTGAAATCTTGATGGTGCCCGGTGGCAGGCTGAGCTTTTGTGCAGTCGCAGCCATCTCTGCCATTTGCTCTTCGGTGGGAGGGGGTGGGGTGGGCATCACGTGTCCTTCTCCGTGATCCTGTGCAAATGCAGTCATGGACAGGGCAATGCAGGTCATCAAAGCCAGTTTTTTCATGGTCCTCCCTCGGGAGTTTGAGGCAAAACAACCCCCTGCACCCTTGTGATGAAACAGGGTGACGGCTGCTTTTGTTCAACTTCCCTGACATGTAGCGTATTGCAAATCACAATTTCATGTTGTGACCAAAGACAAATGTCCTTGAAACCCGGATGGTCTGTTGCATTGGCTGTTTCTTCAGGTGGTCATTTTTGTTCCAGACTTTTGTACCCATGTTGATCAGACTGAACCCATGGAAGACATCGCCACTTGGATGTGGGTTGTTGGGGCCATCGTGACCATCATCATCATGGCGGCCATTGTGTCCCGGTCCCGGCCACCCAAGAAACCCGACCCTGAAAACAAGCCCTCCAACCCTGAATAGTGTGCCAGAAACAAAAAAAGAGACCTGCATTTGCAGGCCTCTCTGGCTTTTTGGTGGAGGCGAAGGGATTCGAACCCTTGACCCCCTGCTTGCAAGGCAGGTGCTCTCCCTCTGAGCTACGCCCCCAATCAGCGAAGAGAATAGTAGCAGATAAACATCAAGATGTAAAGGGCCCGCGGCCCGCAAAGGGCAAAAGGCAGAGAGCCGAGGGCATTTTCAGGGCTGTGTAGCGCCTCTGGCAGAAGGCAGAAGACAGAAGGCAGTGCCGACGGTGCCGTCACCGAGGCACGCTTTAAGGGGCAAGAAGAAGGCAGAAAACCCGTTACCACTGTTGTAGGGGCGAGACATCTGGCTGATTTTGCTGTGCTGAATGCCAGCATGTTTACACAACGTCAATTTTTTGGTGGGCTAGAACAAAAGCCTTTTTGGCCTTCTGCCTTCTTCTTTCTGCCTTCTGCACCATTTTCACATGCCCTCTGCAGGGCAAAGCCCTTACCCTGTGAGCGCTTTCAGACCCCTTTGTACGTCCTATACGCAAAGCCTCCAAATGGTGTTAGACTGATGATCGCATGAGTAAGTCCGTTCACACCCCAGACTGGGTTAAAGACGCTGTCTTTTATCAGATCTATCCTGACCGATTCGCGAAGTCTTCTCGCGTGCAAAAAGCCAACAACCTGCAACCCTGGGGTGACACACCCCATCCCCACAAGTACCAGGGAGGAGATTTGCTCGGGGTGGTGGAGCATCTGGACCATCTGGTGGAACTCGGCGTGAACGCCATTTACTTCTGCCCGATTTTCCAGTCTGCAAGCAACCACCGATACCACACCCACGACTACTTTCAAGTGGATCCCATGCTGGGCGGCAATGAAGCCCTGAAAGAACTTCTCGAAGAAGCCCACAAACGGGGCATCAAAGTGGTGCTGGATGGGGTGTTCAACCACTCCAGCCGTGGTTTTTTCCAGTTCAACGATGTTCTGGAAAACGGCCCGAGCAGTGCTTACGTGGACTGGTTCCACATCCATGGCTGGCCTCTGGACCCTTACGGCAGTGGTCCGGCCAACTACGAGGCCTGGTGGGGCATGAAAGCGCTTCCGAAATTCAACACCAACACCAGAGCCGTCCGCGAATTCCTCTGGGATGTCGCCGAATACTGGATCAAATTCGGCGTGGACGGCTGGCGTCTGGATGTCCCCAACGAAATCGACGACGACGAGTTCTGGCGTGAGTTCCGTCGCCGCGTGAAAACCGTCAATCCAGAAGCCTACATCGTCGGCGAAATCTGGGGCGATGCCACCCGCTGGCTGCAAGGCGACCAGTTCGACGCCGTGATGAACTACCTGTTCACCCGTCCGGCCATTGGTTTCTTTGGTTCACGCAGTCTCGACTACGAACAGGTGCGTGGCACCGGCTACGAGCACATCGACACCATGGATGCCCCTGCCTTTGCGGGCCACATGCAGCACATCCTGACCATGTATCCCAAAGAGGTGGTGCTGGCTCAGCTCAACCTGCTCGGTTCCCATGACACCCCCCGTTACCGCACTGTCACAGGTGGTGATGAAACGGCTTACCAGATGGCGGTGTTGTTTCAGATGACCTATCCTGGTACCCCTTGCATCTATTACGGCGACGAAGTGGGCCTCTCTGGAGGCAAAGATCCTCTGTGCCGTGGTGCTTTCCCTTGGGACAGACCGGACACTTGGAACCTGAGGGCACTGGATTACACCAAAAAAGTGGTCAAGGCCCGCCACACTTACAATGCTCTCAGACGTGGAGACTTCCGGGTGCTGCATGCTCAGGGCGATGTGATCGTTTACGAACGCACACAGGACGGCGAACGTGCAGTGGTCGTCATCAACGCCAGCCAGAGTGAACAACAGGTCCCTGTGGACCTGAATGGCGAAGTCCTCGAAGTGCTCGGAGATGTGAAGCTGAACCTCTCGGGCAGCATCACGGTGCCCGCCCGCACAGGCTATTTGCTGGTTTAAACAGAAGTGAACAGTTTACAGTAGACAGTTCACAGCGAGATGAATTTTGCTTGCACCAACCAGAGCAACCTTTCCTGAATGGAAGGGTTGTTTTGCTTTCGCCGATCAATAAAAATCCCTTCCACTGGGGAAGGGAGGGACAACCGGAAATCCATGTCTCGCTATCTGCTGTAAACCTGTAAACTCCCCTGACTCAGCGGACTTGGGTGCCAGAGGGCATGTCCAGCCCGGTGCCCAGCAGGTCCAGCTCGCCTTTGTCGTTTTCGGCAGCCAGAATCATGCCCTGAGAGACGATGCCGCGCAGTTTGGCGGGTTTCAGGTTGGCCACCAGCACCACTTTGCGTCCGATCAGTTGCTCTGGAGCGAACCATTTGCGGATGCCAGAAACCACCGTGCGGGTCTCGTTGCCCAGTTTCACAGTCAGTTTGAGGAGTTTGTCGGCTTTCTCGACGGTTTCGGCATGGATGACTTCCACGATGCGCAGGTCCACTTTGGCGAACTCATCGATGCTGATCTCGGGAAGGGTTTCAAATTTTTCTTCTTTGACTTCTTGCACGGCTTCCACTTTGGGGGCCTCCTGAGCGGCCTGCTCTTTTTCCTTGAGGCGTTGTTCCAGTTTGGGGAACAGGACTTCTCCACCCACCAGAGCGGTTCCAGTAGGGTACAGTCCCCATGCACCTTCCAGGGTGTAATGGCTGTCTGGCAGCCCGATCTGGGCACGCAGGGCTTTCATTTTCTCGGGCATCACAGGTTCAAGCAGGACGCTGGAGACCCTGAGGCCTTCCACGATGGTGTAAAGCACGGTGTCCAGACGCCCATGCTGCCCCTCTTTGAACAGAGTCCATGGTTTTTGCTCTGCAATGTAGCGGTTCAGGTCCTGCACAAATTCCATGCTGAACTCCAGCGCTTTCTGGATTTTCAGTTCACGAACCAGAGCCAGCACTTCAGCAGGCAGGGCCGTGGCGCGTGCAGCAATGCCTTTTTCGCGCTCGGTCAGGGACTCTGGATGCACCTGAGGCACCACACCTTCGCGGTACTTCTGCACCATCCCGATGGAACGGGACAGCAGGTTCCCGAGGTCATTGGCGAGGTCGCTGTTCATGCGGGACTCGATGATCTCGTTGGAGATGATGCCATCCACCCCGAAAGAAATTTCACGCAGCAGGGCGTAACGCAGGGTTTCTCTGCCAAACTTGTCTGCGGCTTCCAGAGGGTCCACGCCGTTGCCCAGCGATTTGCTCATTTTGCGGCCATCGGCACCCAGCAGGTAACCAGACACATTCAGTCTCTGGTAGATGGGCACGCCCATGCTTTTCAGCATGGTGGGCCAGAACACCGCGTGGGGCTTCAGGATGTCCTTGCCAATCACGTGCCACGCCACAGGCCAGAACTTCTGGTATTTTTCCCCCTCGGAGTAACCCAGAGCAGACATGTAGTTGATCAGCGCATCGAACCACACATAGGTCACGTGGTCGGTGTCCCATGGAAGCTCGATGCCCCACGGCACACGGGATTTTGGACGGGAGATGGACAGGTCCCCGATGGGCTCGCGCAGCATCCCCAGCACTTCGTTGCGGTAACCGGTGGGTTGAATGAAATCGGGGTTTTCCTCGATGTGCTTGACCAGCCAATCGCGGTATTTCTCCATGCGGAAGAAGTAATTGGCTTCACGGCGCAACTCGGGTGGACCGGGATCCTCGGGAAGTTTGCCATCCACCAGTTCTTTCTCTGTGACAAAGCGCTCCTGACCCACCGAGTACAGACCCTCGTATTCGGCGTAGTAGATGTCTCCAGCGTCGTAAACCGATTGCAGGATGTGCTGCACCACCCGCTTGTGACGGGCTTCTGTGGTGCGGATGAAATCGTCGGGTTGCGCCCCGAGCACCGTCCAGGCTTCACGGAACTTGCTGGACACCATGTCGGTGAAGCTCTGGGGATCGAGGCCTCTGGCTTTGGCGGCCTTGGAGACTTTTTCCCCGTGTTCATCGGTGCCGGTCAGGAAGTAGGTGTCCCATCCGGCCAGACGGTGGTAACGTGCCAGCGTGTCTGCCACGGTGGTGGCATACGCATGCCCCATGTGCGGCTCGCCGTTCACATAGTAAATGGGCGTCGTGACGTAGAACTTGTCCATTCTTTCTCCTTACAAAAAAAAGCGGGCGCACAAGCGCCCCCAAGCCCATTAGAACGTTGTGTCTACGGGATCAGGGGAGGGTGTGGCATTCGCCATGAGATCATGATGGTGATTATACCTGCTGGAAGGCAAGGGGTAAACCATGGGCTATACCGCTTAGGGCCGAGGGCTGAGAGCCGAGAGCCGAGGGCTGGAAATGCTTTGGCATCAGCAATGAAGGGCGAGGCATGCCTCGCCCCTACAGACGTTTCCCTTGACGATTTATGCCGTGTGGCACAGTAGGCTCTCGGCTCTCGGCACCCACCATCAACAAAAAAGGACGGGTGTTTACCCGTCCCACTTGAAACTGCTGTCTCAGTCGTTGCTGCGTCCGCCACCGAACAGGCGAAGCAGGAACAGAAAGATGTTGATGAAGTCGAGGTACAGGGTCAGGGCACCAAAGACGGCCATTTTTTCACCCATGTCGCTCTGAGTGAGGCCGGGGCCACCAGAGAGGGCCATTTCTTTGAGTTTCTGCATGTCGTAGGCGGTCAGGGCACAGAAAATGATCACACCGACCACGGCAATGGCCATGCTGAAGGCGCTTCCACCAATCCAGATGTTGGCGATGCTGGCGATGACCAGTCCGATCACACCCATGAACAGGATGGTGCCGAAGCGGCTCAGGTCCATTTTGGTGGTGTAACCGATGACGGCCATGGCTCCGAACATGCCTGCGGCAGTCACGAAAGCCAGAGTGATGTCAGAGCCTGCATAGCGGAAGAAGATTCCGGAGAGGGTCAGTCCGGTCAGCACCGAGTACAGTGAGAACAGGACGCCTGCGGTGGCTCCATTGATGCGGTTGATCAGGAAGCCCAGACCGAAGACCAGACCGAGCTGGAGCAGGACCAGCATCAGGTAGTTGCTGCGCACAAAAGCATACAGACCCTCACTGGAAGCTGCCGAGTAAGCGGTGATGGCGGTCATCACCAGACCTGCTGTCAT is a genomic window of Deinococcus misasensis DSM 22328 containing:
- a CDS encoding glycoside hydrolase family 13 protein, producing MSKSVHTPDWVKDAVFYQIYPDRFAKSSRVQKANNLQPWGDTPHPHKYQGGDLLGVVEHLDHLVELGVNAIYFCPIFQSASNHRYHTHDYFQVDPMLGGNEALKELLEEAHKRGIKVVLDGVFNHSSRGFFQFNDVLENGPSSAYVDWFHIHGWPLDPYGSGPANYEAWWGMKALPKFNTNTRAVREFLWDVAEYWIKFGVDGWRLDVPNEIDDDEFWREFRRRVKTVNPEAYIVGEIWGDATRWLQGDQFDAVMNYLFTRPAIGFFGSRSLDYEQVRGTGYEHIDTMDAPAFAGHMQHILTMYPKEVVLAQLNLLGSHDTPRYRTVTGGDETAYQMAVLFQMTYPGTPCIYYGDEVGLSGGKDPLCRGAFPWDRPDTWNLRALDYTKKVVKARHTYNALRRGDFRVLHAQGDVIVYERTQDGERAVVVINASQSEQQVPVDLNGEVLEVLGDVKLNLSGSITVPARTGYLLV
- a CDS encoding Bax inhibitor-1/YccA family protein, which gives rise to MYSLTQSQAVTLRNFLGRTFSWMTAGLVMTAITAYSAASSEGLYAFVRSNYLMLVLLQLGLVFGLGFLINRINGATAGVLFSLYSVLTGLTLSGIFFRYAGSDITLAFVTAAGMFGAMAVIGYTTKMDLSRFGTILFMGVIGLVIASIANIWIGGSAFSMAIAVVGVIIFCALTAYDMQKLKEMALSGGPGLTQSDMGEKMAVFGALTLYLDFINIFLFLLRLFGGGRSND
- the metG gene encoding methionine--tRNA ligase yields the protein MDKFYVTTPIYYVNGEPHMGHAYATTVADTLARYHRLAGWDTYFLTGTDEHGEKVSKAAKARGLDPQSFTDMVSSKFREAWTVLGAQPDDFIRTTEARHKRVVQHILQSVYDAGDIYYAEYEGLYSVGQERFVTEKELVDGKLPEDPGPPELRREANYFFRMEKYRDWLVKHIEENPDFIQPTGYRNEVLGMLREPIGDLSISRPKSRVPWGIELPWDTDHVTYVWFDALINYMSALGYSEGEKYQKFWPVAWHVIGKDILKPHAVFWPTMLKSMGVPIYQRLNVSGYLLGADGRKMSKSLGNGVDPLEAADKFGRETLRYALLREISFGVDGIISNEIIESRMNSDLANDLGNLLSRSIGMVQKYREGVVPQVHPESLTEREKGIAARATALPAEVLALVRELKIQKALEFSMEFVQDLNRYIAEQKPWTLFKEGQHGRLDTVLYTIVEGLRVSSVLLEPVMPEKMKALRAQIGLPDSHYTLEGAWGLYPTGTALVGGEVLFPKLEQRLKEKEQAAQEAPKVEAVQEVKEEKFETLPEISIDEFAKVDLRIVEVIHAETVEKADKLLKLTVKLGNETRTVVSGIRKWFAPEQLIGRKVVLVANLKPAKLRGIVSQGMILAAENDKGELDLLGTGLDMPSGTQVR
- a CDS encoding GntR family transcriptional regulator → MPAGFLKRNNINHETYLLLRKAILENQIAPGSKLVVQALAEQYQVSATPIKEALAALHHEGLVEAIPRRGYFIPELDAEDVREIYQLRAVVEGLAARLAALKHHKPTLKKLQKIMEHMSESEQLQDIALYSQTDIDLHQAIWEGSGHKRLIKTAETLRGQIQKVIAASSILPNRLTDGTHEHQRIVDAILHGHGEEAEQAMREHLEGAGELMYAHLSRK